A genomic window from Ilyobacter polytropus DSM 2926 includes:
- a CDS encoding ferritin family protein, whose product MKFRCTVCGEIIEAGIEVCPVCKAGSDKFEEIKADEKRVWATEHIVGEGLACGDEEIIAGLRANFEGECTEVGMYLAMSRVADREGYPEVAEAYKRIAFEEAEHAAKFAELLGECVSASTEENLSKRVEAEYGATAGKFDIAKRAKQLGFDAIHDTVHEMAKDEARHGRAFLGLLERHFKK is encoded by the coding sequence ATGAAATTTAGATGTACAGTATGTGGGGAGATTATTGAAGCAGGAATTGAAGTTTGTCCAGTATGTAAGGCAGGATCAGATAAGTTTGAGGAAATAAAAGCTGACGAAAAAAGAGTATGGGCTACAGAGCACATTGTTGGAGAAGGATTGGCTTGTGGTGACGAAGAGATAATCGCAGGATTAAGAGCCAATTTTGAAGGTGAATGCACTGAAGTAGGTATGTATCTTGCAATGTCAAGAGTTGCAGACAGAGAGGGATACCCAGAAGTAGCAGAGGCCTACAAGAGAATAGCATTTGAGGAAGCTGAGCACGCTGCAAAGTTTGCTGAACTATTAGGTGAGTGTGTATCTGCGTCAACTGAGGAAAACTTAAGTAAGAGGGTGGAGGCAGAATACGGTGCTACTGCAGGAAAATTCGATATCGCAAAGAGAGCTAAGCAGCTAGGATTTGATGCTATCCACGATACAGTACACGAGATGGCAAAAGATGAAGCTAGACATGGTAGAGCATTTTTGGGACTTTTAGAAAGACATTTCAAGAAGTAA